In Mycoplasmopsis californica, one genomic interval encodes:
- a CDS encoding PolC-type DNA polymerase III encodes MQDVLRFKKFCESIKFEIPQSMQQTALKMSDKAFLNDTLSVQIIFADEVKINDYFTLYNLIKNNRNYKISPDFEFDFLQYKRDNLIEFIVFLINMKPKYSKLRQINWVNNLEFVGDYTTRIISIDKLGYNEFSQLIRNLERELREYGFNHLILSPELKEIEFSAPLETIDLKEEIRKYEELSRKNQKNVKQSHTAEKTGFKPRSQRRYQICKIEEINEFEEKSLVEFSGELYEFDSRQTKNGKHIYILSIADGTDAILARWFLTEPISPEVIKKDFVLGNYLRIQGSVGGRTQGKYEGFVFVDNYAVVENPNGIVYDNPNDTKKRVELHICSKFNTMDGIIDPNEVIERAEKLGMSAVAINDLDAVQAYPKFFAAAKKSKVKALYGASYSTFKKNPQVFLNYVPNGSISSTNFVSFDIETTGLSPLFHELIEYGSHSVPVSGQAPEIQQFFLKPKEEIKPFTHRLTGISQKMIDEKGLDYKLGLQKIYDALHNNVALAHNAKFDFNFLKEQFRLHDMEFPNVAVIDTLVVSRLLFPERKKHSLGDLANFLGVKYDPNTAHRADYDAKVLAQVWVELVHEMKLKNITTFADLQNYSLKNQYKDRFPFSISVLARSQAGLKKQFEMISKCLTTNFTDRPKTYFEDIKSDPDLLFGSGTLKSKLLDTYFYSTRSEFEDEIQRYDYIEIPAPQVFKHWVETDFITQNQLEYALKDIILTAKKYNKIPVATGDVRYLDPADKKAFEVLVYANGIGHTKHYLYSYERARENTMSIPDQWFLNTTQMLAQFSFLDDEQLINEVVIENTNKIADMCEEIEVTKKDLYTPKFDDSAVKLKKLVYDTAHDKYGEDLPEIIEKRIEAELTPIIKYGFDVIYWISHKLVKKSLDEGYFVGSRGSVGSSLVATLTNISEVNPIEPYYLCPNCKFFELAKIDGVTSAYDLPAKKCNKCNVDLLREGHTIAFETFLGFNADKVPDIDLNFSGDFQSEVHNEVKRLFGESHTLRAGTISTVAFKTGYQFVKNFCEETRKNYSSSYTAYLAKKIEGVKRTTGQHPGGIIIIPKEYDVSDFTPINYPADDNTSSWFTTHFDFKAIHDNVLKLDLLGHDNPTVIKMLEKYTGINISQVPKNDKDTFELFSSTSPLGIESIQIGNEPTGALGLPEFGTSFVRQMLTQVKPRSFADLVSVSGLSHGTDVWIDNNQDLIMKQGFKLSEIFSCRDDILAKLVSQGVPNKFAFDIMEKVRKGKGLTKDEEAKLTEFGVPNWQLDSMNKIAYMFPKAHAVAYVLMGYWIGWFKIHYPLAFYASYFATHAKAVDIASMVDVKGGKKAHNKLVLLQSLSKEELTTKDKDLMPTLEITRELYARGLYIANIDLEKSLAHEWLIDNENQCLIPPFKSLDGLGDAVAESIVNTREQKQFTSIEDFASRAKVNKTLIEKLKQIGVFSNIDETDQISLF; translated from the coding sequence ATGCAAGATGTTCTTCGTTTTAAAAAATTTTGTGAATCTATTAAATTTGAGATTCCGCAAAGCATGCAACAAACTGCATTAAAAATGTCGGATAAGGCATTTTTAAACGACACATTATCTGTTCAAATTATTTTTGCTGATGAGGTTAAAATTAATGATTATTTTACTCTTTATAATTTAATTAAAAATAATCGCAATTATAAAATTTCGCCAGATTTTGAATTTGATTTTTTACAGTATAAACGCGATAATTTGATTGAATTTATTGTTTTTTTAATAAATATGAAACCGAAATACTCAAAATTGAGACAAATAAATTGAGTTAATAATCTTGAATTTGTTGGGGATTATACTACACGTATAATATCAATTGATAAACTAGGTTATAATGAATTTTCACAATTAATTCGCAATCTTGAACGTGAACTTCGCGAATATGGTTTTAATCATTTAATACTTTCTCCTGAATTAAAAGAAATTGAATTCAGTGCTCCGTTAGAAACAATTGATCTTAAGGAAGAAATTCGTAAATATGAAGAATTAAGCCGTAAAAATCAAAAAAATGTTAAGCAATCCCATACCGCTGAAAAAACTGGGTTTAAGCCTCGTTCTCAACGTAGATACCAAATCTGTAAAATTGAAGAAATTAACGAATTTGAGGAAAAATCGCTAGTTGAATTTAGTGGAGAATTATATGAGTTCGATTCGCGCCAAACCAAAAACGGCAAACATATTTATATATTATCAATCGCTGACGGGACGGATGCGATTTTAGCACGCTGATTTTTAACTGAACCTATTTCTCCTGAGGTAATTAAAAAGGATTTTGTCCTTGGGAATTATCTTCGTATTCAAGGTTCAGTTGGCGGTCGAACGCAAGGTAAGTACGAAGGATTTGTTTTCGTTGATAATTATGCCGTGGTTGAAAATCCAAATGGTATAGTTTATGATAACCCAAATGACACAAAAAAACGTGTAGAATTGCACATTTGTTCAAAATTCAATACAATGGATGGAATAATTGACCCTAATGAGGTTATTGAACGAGCTGAGAAATTAGGTATGAGTGCGGTTGCGATTAATGATTTAGATGCTGTACAAGCATATCCAAAATTTTTTGCGGCCGCAAAAAAATCGAAGGTTAAAGCGCTTTATGGAGCTTCATACTCCACTTTCAAAAAAAATCCACAAGTTTTTTTAAATTATGTACCTAATGGAAGTATTTCAAGCACTAATTTTGTATCTTTTGACATCGAGACAACCGGTCTTAGCCCTTTATTTCATGAATTAATTGAGTATGGTTCGCATTCAGTGCCTGTTAGTGGTCAGGCGCCTGAAATCCAGCAATTTTTCTTAAAACCAAAAGAAGAAATTAAACCATTTACACACAGATTAACTGGCATTAGTCAAAAAATGATTGATGAAAAAGGACTTGATTATAAATTAGGTTTGCAAAAAATTTATGATGCTTTGCATAATAATGTAGCTCTTGCTCACAACGCAAAATTTGACTTTAATTTTTTGAAAGAGCAATTTAGATTGCATGATATGGAATTTCCTAATGTTGCTGTTATCGATACGTTAGTAGTTTCTCGTTTATTATTTCCAGAGAGAAAAAAACATTCATTAGGTGATTTAGCGAATTTTTTAGGAGTAAAATATGACCCTAATACTGCTCACCGCGCCGATTATGATGCAAAAGTCTTAGCGCAGGTTTGAGTTGAATTAGTGCATGAAATGAAACTAAAAAATATTACAACTTTTGCTGATTTGCAAAATTATTCATTAAAAAACCAGTATAAAGATAGATTTCCATTTTCAATTAGTGTTTTAGCACGTTCGCAAGCAGGGTTAAAAAAACAATTTGAAATGATATCAAAATGTTTAACAACTAATTTTACTGATCGCCCCAAAACCTATTTTGAGGATATAAAAAGCGACCCTGACTTATTATTTGGTTCGGGCACTCTAAAGTCTAAATTGCTTGATACGTATTTTTATTCAACACGCAGTGAGTTTGAAGATGAAATTCAACGTTATGACTATATTGAAATACCCGCTCCACAAGTGTTCAAACACTGAGTAGAGACTGATTTTATTACTCAGAATCAATTAGAATACGCACTAAAAGATATAATACTAACTGCTAAAAAATATAATAAAATTCCGGTTGCGACAGGTGATGTTCGTTATCTAGACCCTGCTGATAAAAAAGCTTTTGAGGTTTTAGTTTATGCCAATGGAATCGGACATACTAAACACTATCTTTACAGTTATGAGCGAGCAAGAGAAAATACGATGTCTATACCTGACCAGTGGTTTTTAAATACTACACAGATGCTGGCACAATTTAGTTTTCTTGATGATGAACAATTAATTAACGAAGTAGTAATTGAAAATACAAACAAAATTGCTGATATGTGTGAAGAAATTGAAGTGACTAAAAAAGATTTATACACACCTAAATTTGATGACTCGGCAGTTAAATTAAAAAAATTGGTTTATGACACTGCACATGATAAATATGGTGAAGATTTACCTGAAATAATAGAAAAACGTATTGAAGCTGAATTGACGCCGATTATTAAATATGGTTTTGACGTTATATACTGAATTTCACATAAATTGGTTAAAAAATCCCTAGATGAAGGTTACTTTGTAGGTTCGCGTGGATCGGTTGGTTCCTCACTGGTAGCAACCCTAACTAATATTAGTGAGGTAAACCCGATTGAGCCATATTATTTGTGCCCTAATTGTAAGTTTTTTGAATTGGCAAAGATTGATGGTGTAACATCGGCATATGATCTTCCAGCTAAAAAATGTAATAAGTGCAATGTAGATTTATTACGTGAAGGTCACACGATTGCTTTTGAAACTTTCCTAGGATTTAATGCCGACAAAGTTCCTGATATTGACCTTAACTTTTCTGGGGATTTCCAAAGCGAGGTTCACAATGAGGTTAAGAGATTATTTGGTGAATCGCACACACTTAGAGCCGGCACTATATCTACTGTCGCTTTTAAGACTGGGTATCAATTTGTTAAGAATTTTTGCGAAGAAACACGCAAAAATTATTCATCATCATACACAGCTTATTTAGCTAAAAAAATTGAAGGCGTTAAACGAACAACAGGACAACATCCAGGTGGAATTATTATTATTCCAAAAGAATATGATGTTAGCGATTTTACGCCAATTAATTATCCCGCAGATGACAATACTTCATCTTGATTTACGACGCATTTCGATTTTAAGGCAATACACGATAATGTTTTAAAATTAGATTTATTAGGGCATGATAACCCTACTGTAATTAAAATGCTTGAAAAATACACAGGAATCAATATTTCTCAGGTACCTAAAAATGATAAAGACACTTTTGAATTATTTTCTTCAACATCGCCATTAGGGATTGAATCAATTCAAATAGGCAATGAACCAACAGGTGCATTGGGTTTACCAGAATTTGGAACTTCATTTGTGCGTCAAATGCTGACGCAAGTTAAGCCTCGCTCATTTGCTGATTTAGTTTCAGTTTCTGGATTGAGTCATGGAACTGATGTGTGAATTGACAATAATCAAGATTTGATTATGAAGCAAGGGTTTAAATTATCTGAAATATTTAGCTGTCGTGATGACATTTTAGCTAAGTTAGTTTCACAAGGCGTACCTAACAAATTTGCTTTTGATATTATGGAAAAAGTACGTAAAGGTAAAGGTTTAACAAAAGATGAGGAGGCTAAACTTACGGAGTTCGGGGTACCTAATTGACAACTAGATTCAATGAATAAAATTGCTTATATGTTCCCAAAAGCTCACGCAGTGGCGTATGTTTTGATGGGTTATTGAATCGGTTGATTTAAAATTCACTATCCATTAGCATTTTACGCATCATATTTTGCTACACACGCTAAAGCAGTGGATATTGCAAGCATGGTTGATGTTAAAGGCGGAAAAAAGGCTCATAACAAACTTGTTTTACTTCAATCTTTATCTAAAGAGGAACTCACAACAAAAGATAAAGATTTAATGCCAACCCTAGAAATTACAAGAGAACTTTACGCACGAGGTTTATATATTGCTAATATAGATCTTGAAAAATCGCTAGCACACGAATGATTAATTGACAATGAGAACCAATGTTTAATTCCACCATTCAAATCATTAGACGGATTAGGTGATGCAGTTGCTGAATCGATTGTTAATACTCGTGAGCAGAAACAATTTACTTCGATTGAGGACTTTGCATCTCGGGCAAAAGTGAATAAAACATTAATTGAAAAATTAAAACAAATTGGCGTTTTTTCAAATATTGATGAAACTGACCAAATAAGTTTATTTTAA
- a CDS encoding MG284/MPN403 family protein: MTDYSVLLRGIKTQSNLTKYKAVQDISQLELAQAKKKYWEEFSLNSYDKLNQVRDRNLYRFLSNSMKTAISTLTRFEMEIFEREFVWYIEDSQWYEDFCSKSTYYKRRNSLVDKFLNIYLD; the protein is encoded by the coding sequence ATGACCGATTATTCTGTCCTATTAAGAGGAATTAAAACGCAAAGCAATTTAACTAAATACAAAGCAGTGCAAGATATAAGTCAACTTGAGTTGGCACAAGCAAAGAAAAAATATTGAGAAGAATTTTCATTAAATAGTTATGATAAACTTAATCAAGTACGTGATAGAAATTTATATAGATTTTTATCAAACAGTATGAAAACCGCAATATCAACCTTAACAAGATTTGAAATGGAGATATTTGAACGTGAGTTTGTATGATATATCGAAGATTCGCAATGATATGAAGACTTTTGTTCAAAATCAACATACTATAAACGTCGAAATTCGTTAGTTGATAAATTTTTAAATATTTATTTAGATTAA
- the proS gene encoding proline--tRNA ligase, protein MKELDKITPLEKDFSRWYTDVVKQGNLIAYGPLKGTLVFKPNSYGIWELIQKQLNEEFKNYGVQNVYLPLLIPERLFNKEKEHVDGFNPELATITHVGNEKLDEKVFVRPTSEVLFADLFKNSIESYKDLPIIYNQWANVVRWEKTTNPFLRSREFLWQEGHTCHNNPREARHLTRTMISVYAKFLKNYLAIPVIIGKKTPKEKFAGACSTYTIEAMMKDGRALQAGTSHYLAQNFSKTFGIVFKDENNNQEYAYQTSWGVSTRLLGAIIMTHGDNRGIIIPPYVAPVQIDILELFGAKNTEVQETVNELEKSLGRIYRVRVDRSDKNPGFKASNSEIQGTPLRIEVGPRDLENGLVTLVRRDTLEKIQLPVDQVKAKIKGILADIHNNLYQNAKQRLDSNIVIIDNYEDFKQGIKEQKFVYAPFCCHEAEEKAIQEETGATTRCIPKSLTKIEKMGPCITCRRKTKRFVVFARAY, encoded by the coding sequence ATGAAAGAATTAGATAAAATTACACCTTTAGAAAAAGATTTTTCGCGCTGATATACAGATGTTGTTAAACAGGGAAACCTGATTGCCTATGGACCGTTAAAAGGAACATTAGTTTTTAAACCGAATTCTTATGGTATTTGAGAATTGATTCAGAAACAATTAAATGAAGAGTTTAAAAATTATGGAGTTCAAAACGTCTATTTACCACTTTTAATTCCGGAAAGATTATTTAATAAAGAAAAAGAGCATGTCGATGGTTTTAACCCTGAGTTAGCGACCATTACTCACGTTGGAAATGAAAAACTTGATGAGAAAGTTTTTGTAAGGCCTACATCAGAAGTTTTATTTGCAGATTTGTTTAAAAATTCTATCGAATCATACAAGGATTTACCAATTATCTACAATCAATGAGCAAATGTTGTGCGTTGGGAAAAAACAACCAATCCATTTTTAAGAAGTCGTGAGTTTTTATGACAAGAAGGGCATACTTGCCACAACAACCCTCGTGAGGCAAGACATTTAACTAGAACTATGATTTCTGTTTATGCTAAATTTTTGAAAAATTACCTTGCTATTCCAGTTATTATTGGTAAAAAAACACCAAAAGAAAAATTTGCAGGAGCATGTTCAACTTATACTATCGAAGCGATGATGAAAGATGGACGAGCTTTACAGGCGGGCACATCACATTATTTAGCTCAGAATTTTTCTAAAACTTTTGGGATCGTTTTTAAAGATGAAAACAACAATCAAGAGTACGCTTACCAAACATCTTGAGGTGTTTCAACTCGCTTATTAGGGGCTATAATTATGACTCATGGAGATAACCGTGGAATAATTATCCCTCCATATGTAGCACCTGTTCAAATTGATATTTTGGAATTATTTGGAGCTAAAAATACTGAGGTTCAAGAAACCGTGAATGAATTAGAAAAAAGTTTAGGTAGAATTTATCGAGTCCGTGTTGATAGAAGCGATAAAAATCCAGGTTTTAAAGCTTCTAATTCAGAAATTCAAGGCACGCCACTTCGTATTGAAGTAGGGCCAAGAGATCTCGAAAATGGTTTAGTCACTCTTGTTCGCCGTGATACACTTGAAAAAATACAGTTGCCAGTAGATCAAGTAAAAGCGAAAATTAAAGGAATTTTAGCTGATATTCACAATAATTTATATCAAAACGCTAAACAACGTTTGGATAGCAATATAGTTATCATCGATAATTATGAAGATTTTAAACAAGGAATTAAAGAACAAAAATTTGTATACGCTCCATTCTGTTGTCATGAAGCTGAAGAAAAGGCTATTCAAGAAGAAACAGGAGCAACAACTCGGTGCATTCCTAAATCCTTAACAAAAATAGAAAAAATGGGCCCATGTATAACATGTCGCAGAAAAACCAAAAGATTTGTCGTTTTTGCTCGAGCTTATTAA
- a CDS encoding aldehyde dehydrogenase family protein → MTEKDRKTYKKMYEDTICSPYISYIERIKTLKAIKTAIQGNIELVSKALSSDLNKHKSEAYFSEIGLVLKELSLTISQLKKWMKPKRAKTPILLFGGSSKLIPQAMGIALIISPWNYPFYLSLMPIISAIAAGNRVILKPSESSPETSYLLTNLFNNTVDSRYIYVMSSDVDSTKEMLMNKFDIVFFTGSQRVGSLVRQQLCSTNTAIILELGGKCPVIIDQNINIDQSVEKVFNSKVINAGQTCVAPDYVAIHKDKIDIFIDKFNKLSSEFEKHIDEYPKIINKKHFDRLLNLAKNTELTVKDTKILPKAIKTTFNSELMVDEIFGPLLPVVSYSEISEVLDFIKSNGEPLATYVFTKSKNFENVIVERVRTGAVVTNEIMLQLANYNLPFGGVGSSGWGRSHGYQGFLAFSNVVSCYSRWGFGTKLNTHPYTDKKINLIKKFLK, encoded by the coding sequence TTGACAGAAAAAGATAGAAAAACTTATAAAAAAATGTATGAGGATACAATTTGTAGCCCATACATTTCTTATATAGAACGAATTAAAACTCTAAAAGCTATTAAAACAGCAATTCAAGGCAATATAGAATTAGTATCAAAGGCTCTAAGCTCGGATCTTAATAAACATAAGAGCGAAGCATATTTTAGTGAAATCGGATTAGTTTTGAAGGAGTTATCTTTAACCATTTCACAACTTAAAAAATGGATGAAACCAAAAAGAGCAAAAACACCAATTTTATTATTTGGAGGTAGTTCAAAATTAATTCCACAAGCAATGGGGATAGCATTAATAATTAGTCCATGGAATTACCCTTTTTATCTTTCATTAATGCCTATTATATCTGCGATTGCGGCTGGTAATAGAGTAATTTTGAAGCCATCGGAATCAAGTCCTGAAACTAGTTATTTACTGACGAATTTATTTAATAATACAGTAGATTCGCGTTATATTTACGTTATGTCATCGGACGTGGATAGTACCAAAGAAATGCTTATGAATAAATTTGATATAGTATTTTTTACTGGGTCTCAACGTGTTGGTTCATTAGTACGTCAACAATTATGTTCTACGAATACAGCGATAATTTTAGAGCTAGGTGGCAAATGCCCTGTCATAATCGATCAAAACATTAATATTGACCAATCTGTTGAAAAAGTCTTTAATTCTAAGGTGATAAATGCTGGACAAACTTGTGTAGCTCCGGATTATGTCGCAATTCATAAAGATAAAATAGATATTTTTATTGATAAGTTCAATAAATTATCATCAGAGTTCGAAAAACATATTGATGAGTATCCAAAAATAATTAATAAAAAACATTTTGATAGGTTGCTAAATTTAGCTAAAAACACAGAATTGACAGTGAAAGATACAAAAATACTTCCAAAAGCAATAAAAACAACTTTTAACAGTGAGTTAATGGTTGATGAGATTTTTGGGCCATTATTACCTGTTGTTTCATATAGTGAGATATCTGAGGTTTTAGATTTTATTAAATCAAATGGGGAACCGCTTGCAACGTATGTATTCACGAAAAGTAAAAATTTTGAAAACGTTATTGTAGAACGGGTGCGTACTGGTGCGGTCGTAACTAATGAAATAATGTTGCAATTAGCTAATTATAATTTACCATTTGGGGGCGTTGGGTCATCAGGGTGAGGTCGCAGTCATGGTTATCAAGGTTTTTTAGCATTTTCAAATGTTGTGAGTTGTTATTCTAGATGAGGCTTTGGCACAAAACTAAATACTCATCCATATACAGATAAAAAGATTAATTTAATTAAGAAATTTTTAAAATAA
- a CDS encoding aminopeptidase P family protein, with translation MNRKYLDKVFAEHNVDAIVSEAAQTRLWYTGIQTTDGYLVIEKNNAHLFVDGRYIEYARNNAKNAEIHLLQGSALKDFFAKKKYKKVAFEKDYLNLQTYEYLKNIIGADEEVWILGQELRIIKSAEEIQKIQDAVDKSMKSLWQLKKWITPGFTEKQVAAKLNYLMKLNGVDKESFDEIIATGPSSAEPHHHPTDRKLVAGDLLKIDFGALYKGYSADITRTFILWDERGDDTPNDPKAKEILDIVLGAAKAGRDAVRPGIKASEIDRICREYIEKAGYGEYFVHGTGHGLGIDVHELPYVSSKGKDYILEPGMIITVEPGIYIEGLGGARNEDDVLVTETGRYVFSNPEE, from the coding sequence ATGAATAGAAAATATTTAGATAAAGTGTTTGCAGAACATAATGTTGACGCAATTGTTTCGGAAGCTGCACAAACAAGACTATGATACACCGGAATTCAAACAACTGACGGATATTTGGTGATAGAAAAAAATAATGCTCACTTATTTGTTGATGGAAGATATATTGAGTATGCTCGAAATAATGCAAAAAATGCAGAGATTCATTTGTTGCAAGGTAGTGCTTTAAAAGACTTTTTTGCGAAGAAAAAATATAAAAAAGTCGCTTTTGAAAAAGACTATTTAAACTTGCAAACTTATGAATATTTAAAAAATATTATTGGCGCAGATGAAGAAGTTTGAATTTTGGGACAAGAGTTAAGAATTATAAAATCAGCAGAAGAAATTCAAAAAATTCAAGATGCAGTCGATAAATCAATGAAAAGTTTATGACAATTAAAAAAATGAATAACTCCTGGTTTTACTGAAAAACAGGTTGCAGCAAAACTTAACTATTTAATGAAATTGAATGGCGTTGATAAAGAGAGTTTTGATGAAATCATTGCAACCGGACCTTCATCAGCGGAACCACATCATCATCCAACTGATCGAAAATTAGTCGCTGGTGATCTGTTAAAAATAGATTTTGGTGCATTATATAAAGGTTATTCAGCAGATATTACACGTACATTCATTCTTTGGGATGAAAGGGGAGATGATACTCCAAACGATCCGAAAGCAAAAGAGATTCTAGATATTGTTTTAGGTGCTGCAAAAGCAGGGAGAGATGCTGTTCGACCAGGAATTAAAGCTAGTGAAATTGATCGAATTTGTCGTGAATATATTGAAAAAGCCGGTTATGGAGAGTATTTTGTTCACGGAACAGGTCATGGATTAGGCATCGATGTGCATGAATTACCATACGTTAGTTCAAAAGGTAAAGATTACATTTTAGAGCCAGGAATGATTATTACTGTTGAGCCAGGTATTTACATTGAAGGTCTGGGCGGAGCTAGAAATGAAGATGATGTTTTAGTGACCGAAACTGGCCGTTATGTATTTTCGAATCCGGAAGAGTAG
- the era gene encoding GTPase Era has translation MKVAIVTIIGRPNVGKSSLLNSILNYELAIVSNIPQTTRDQISGVYNEEGYQIVFVDTPGVHKPLNKLGESLNKNAFDALSGIDCVLFLTPVNEPIGQGDKNILEKIKSRDNKIAVISKIDLAKSPSEIQDKITQLNEYGFNKILSVSTSNPNSIRMLIDELKTFTEDGNPYYDEDYITDKSMRFMTKEIIRVSAMKLLREELPHSIAVEVSEFIEDYNLISIEAVIYVKKDSQKGMVIGKNAQMIKQIGTNARKQIMNLFGIKVDLRLKVKTANKWINDAKFLKKFGY, from the coding sequence ATGAAGGTAGCTATTGTAACGATAATTGGTCGCCCAAATGTTGGTAAATCATCATTATTGAATTCTATTCTTAACTATGAGTTAGCAATAGTTTCAAATATTCCACAAACAACACGCGACCAAATTAGTGGTGTTTATAACGAGGAAGGGTATCAAATTGTTTTTGTTGATACACCTGGTGTTCATAAACCGCTAAATAAATTAGGCGAATCCTTAAATAAAAACGCTTTCGATGCTTTAAGCGGAATAGACTGCGTGTTATTTTTAACTCCTGTAAATGAACCTATTGGTCAAGGTGATAAAAATATTTTGGAAAAAATTAAGTCAAGAGATAATAAAATAGCCGTAATTTCAAAAATTGATTTAGCTAAATCACCTTCCGAAATTCAAGATAAGATAACACAATTAAATGAGTATGGATTCAATAAAATTTTGAGTGTATCAACATCAAATCCTAATTCTATAAGGATGCTAATTGATGAATTAAAAACTTTTACGGAGGATGGAAACCCATACTACGACGAGGATTATATAACTGATAAATCAATGCGATTCATGACAAAAGAAATAATTCGTGTATCGGCAATGAAATTGTTACGTGAAGAATTACCACACTCAATTGCTGTTGAAGTTTCTGAGTTTATTGAAGATTATAATTTGATCAGTATAGAGGCAGTAATTTATGTAAAAAAAGACTCACAAAAAGGAATGGTTATTGGAAAAAATGCTCAGATGATAAAGCAAATTGGAACCAATGCTAGAAAGCAAATAATGAATCTTTTTGGAATTAAGGTAGACCTAAGATTAAAAGTTAAAACAGCTAATAAATGAATAAATGATGCTAAATTCTTAAAAAAATTTGGCTATTAG
- the cdd gene encoding cytidine deaminase yields the protein MVQKLKDLLQFSYCPWSHFKVAAIAIDDQGREWPGVNVENAAFPSGLCAERSALFGSVAHGAKVGTFKEIYVISSGEGVISPCAGCRQVMTEFMTDDSLVHLFNGAGDIKKTFKLGELVPLPIRSEQIK from the coding sequence ATGGTTCAAAAATTAAAAGATTTATTACAATTTTCATATTGCCCTTGATCACATTTTAAGGTTGCGGCTATTGCTATTGATGATCAAGGTAGAGAGTGACCTGGGGTTAATGTTGAAAACGCAGCATTTCCATCTGGATTATGTGCTGAGCGTTCAGCATTATTTGGTTCAGTTGCACACGGGGCAAAAGTAGGAACATTTAAAGAAATTTATGTAATTTCATCAGGAGAGGGTGTAATTTCGCCTTGTGCAGGATGCCGTCAAGTAATGACAGAATTTATGACTGATGATTCATTGGTACACTTGTTTAATGGAGCAGGCGACATTAAAAAAACATTTAAATTAGGTGAATTAGTGCCATTACCAATCAGAAGTGAACAAATTAAATAA
- the ybeY gene encoding rRNA maturation RNase YbeY, with product MIELNINIEDGNSFIFQKEYEQVLKNLATYFKIEKQVILDVSIVNNLKIQELNKEYRNKDYPTDILSFDFGMDEVYDELPILPLGELVISHEKVEQQAQEFNHSLRREYCYLFAHGLVHLMGYDHENEEEKKQMDKIVDNIFNPLGITREE from the coding sequence ATGATTGAACTTAATATTAATATTGAAGATGGAAACTCATTTATATTTCAAAAAGAGTATGAACAAGTACTAAAAAATCTTGCAACTTATTTTAAAATTGAAAAGCAAGTCATTTTAGACGTCTCAATAGTTAATAATTTGAAAATTCAAGAATTAAATAAAGAATATCGGAATAAAGATTATCCAACAGATATTTTGTCTTTTGATTTTGGTATGGATGAGGTTTATGATGAATTACCAATATTACCTCTTGGAGAATTGGTTATAAGTCATGAAAAAGTTGAGCAACAAGCACAAGAATTCAATCACTCGCTACGTCGCGAGTATTGCTATTTATTTGCACATGGATTAGTTCATTTAATGGGTTATGACCATGAGAATGAGGAAGAAAAAAAACAAATGGACAAAATAGTGGATAATATATTTAATCCATTAGGAATTACTAGGGAGGAATAG
- a CDS encoding MAG1140 family protein, translating into MKKLTKPTKIVYFSIFILFLLSVALFIIILNIEVEKTIKINFIVDKNKKMILVAPEKSLFYLEKNKEVSISYLNKIYLLKISNFTKINETVIVNFHKIPAGIKLVSNTQVSGVLFYDKVKLWSLIWNI; encoded by the coding sequence TTGAAAAAATTAACAAAACCAACTAAAATTGTTTATTTTTCAATTTTCATTCTCTTTTTGTTAAGTGTAGCTTTGTTTATTATTATTCTCAATATTGAGGTTGAAAAAACAATTAAAATTAATTTTATAGTTGATAAAAATAAAAAAATGATACTGGTCGCCCCTGAAAAATCGCTTTTTTATTTAGAAAAAAATAAAGAGGTTTCAATAAGTTATTTAAATAAAATTTATCTATTAAAAATATCTAATTTCACCAAAATAAATGAGACTGTGATTGTGAATTTTCATAAGATTCCTGCAGGAATTAAACTCGTTTCTAATACACAAGTTAGTGGCGTTTTATTTTATGATAAAGTAAAATTATGATCCTTGATTTGAAATATTTAA